Genomic DNA from Candidatus Koribacter versatilis Ellin345:
ATTGCGCGTCAACTGGCGGCGGCCGATGCGAACAATCAACTCGCGCAGTATGACCTCGCGAATGCTTTGCTGTTTTCGTCGTGCCTCGATCTCCCGAAAGAACTTTGGCCCGAAGCATTAGCTCATCTCACCGAAGCCGAGACGATCATGACGCGACTTGTTGCTGCAGACCCGAAAGCGGTGAAAAATCTGCGGTGGCTCAGCACGGTGCAGGAATTCCGGGGCCGACGTTTGATGTTGATGGGGCAAAATGACGAGGCGATTGCCACCCTTCAGACGTCGATGGAGAACGGGGAAAAGGGCCTCACCCGTGCAGCAAGTGACCTCAGCATGATGACGCAAGTGGTTGCCAGCGAGGAGGGACTCTCGGAGGCCCTGGCGCGAAAGGGCGATGCTGATGGCGCACTCAGTCACGCGAGAGCTGCGGTGGCAAAAGTCGAAAAGGCAACCGCTCCAGATTCGGACAAGGACAGGTTGCTGCGGCTAGCGGCAATTGCCTATCAGAACCTCGCGGTCGTGCAGTCGTTGCTCGGCGACTGGAACGGTGCTCGGGCTTCTGCCGAACTTTCCATCACGCAATGGCAGAGAATGGTCGCGATGGGCAGCCACCGAGTGGAATCCGCTAAAATGCGGGCCTCGGAAGAGCTTGTGCAGCAATCACTTGCGCACCTTAAATAAAATTTTTCGTTCGGCCGCAAAATTCTCCTGCAATTTCCGCCTTATTCAGTAAGGGCACTTAGGGGATTCCCTCCGGAGGGGATAAAACATGCGGACCGTGTGGGTGTGGTTTCGTAGAATCCTCGTGCTGAAGTTCGTAGGAGCAGCATGAACGACAAGCGGCAATGCGAGCGGTACAGCTGTAACGGTAGTGGCGACCTCATAACTCAGAACAACGGACGGGTTTGGGGCCACCTAGGCGATATCTCGACCCGAGGTTTCTATCTCTCCACATTTGGACCGTGGCCAGTGAACACGGATGTGCGCTTCAAGATCGAAGTCGAAGGCACGCAGATCTGCGGGACTGGCATCGTGGCGACAAGCCATCCTGGCGTGGGCATGGCAGTCGTATTCAAGGATATGACGGATGATGCGCAGCACGCGCTCTCCATGGTCGTCCACGAACTGCAAGGTTCGAGCGAACGCCCCGTCGGCATGGGACTGCGCGTGTAGAAGACCGATGTTGCGCGGGTGATACACTCCCCGCATCTTGAGCAGACTCCGAAGCGGAATCTCAAAATCAGCGAGCGTTTGGATGATCGTGGGAGTCACGATCTTGCTTGCGCTGGGAGTTATGCTTGTTCCCCGCGTCGCCCAACCAGCTTGGTATCACGATTTCGCAGACAAGCGCGGGCTGCTGGGCATTCCTAACTTTGGCGATGTCGCTTCGAATATTCCGTTCGCGATCCTGGGCGTGCTCGGTCTTGTATTTCTTCTTCAGCATCGCGAGCGTTTTGTGGACCGGCGCGAGCAGTGGCCGTACTTGGCAGTCTTTGTCGGCCTGGTGCTGACCTGCGTTGGATCCTCCTACTACCATCTTGCTCCCGACAATGCGCGACTGCTGTGGGACCGCATCCCGATGACGATTGTGTTCATGGGAATGGTGGCAAGTGTGATCGCCGAGCGAATCAGCTTGAAAGCGGGCCTGGTAGCCCTGCCTTTCCTTCTCGCGCTCGGTGTTCTGAGCGTGCTCCAGTGGTATCGCAGCGAGTTGCTTGGCGCAGGTGATTTGCGCTTCTATGCCAGCGTCCAGATTTATGCCGGCGCGATCCTGCTGGTGGCGCTGCTGTTGCGTCCGAAATACACACGCAGCTCGGACCTGGCAATCGTGGTGGGATGGTACGTTGTCGCGAAGCTGCTCGAGTCGTTCGACAAGCCGATCTTTTCGGTCGGACACATCGTCAGCGGGCATACGTTGAAACACTTGGCTGGCGCGGCCGCAGGTTTCTGGATTCTACGCATGCTCCAGAGGCGAGAGCCGATCGCGCTGTAAGCCGGGGCGGTTCTTTGGTTATTGGCGCGTCGCGCCGCTTCGTGACAATATGTCGTGATCCCTAACCACT
This window encodes:
- a CDS encoding PilZ domain-containing protein, translated to MNDKRQCERYSCNGSGDLITQNNGRVWGHLGDISTRGFYLSTFGPWPVNTDVRFKIEVEGTQICGTGIVATSHPGVGMAVVFKDMTDDAQHALSMVVHELQGSSERPVGMGLRV